GTACACTGACATGATGGCTGATAGAAGATGCCTCTGGCCTGGTATggcagaggggaagagaggTGAAGAGCAGTATTAAAGAAGATAGACATCTTAAGAGTCAATTTGACCATATATTGAATATCCATCTCAGAATACCAAAACACTATTATTGTTTTGTCCTTAAAAGCAGGCAGTGATATAAGAAATGGTAGAATGATAACCAGGATTAGGTGTAATTCCTACATATTCTCACATTTTGATTATGGATagaatgtttttaaataaactttgaaaACAATTTTGAACtattatcataaaaaatattgagtgagtgatttcataaaataatgaaggTAGCAGGTACTCACATAGAAAAAGTCATcttgactttattttatttttacttttataaagTTTGCAACAGCCTGCATCATCTATTCATCTATTCTATTAATATCAAAAAGTTATCTTCAACAAAATAgcaagatttttgtttttttaaatactgtcaattattttgattatgtGTGGTTTGTGTTGAGGTGTAATGAGGGTTAGGCATGTGTTAAGTGCTACAAAGAATAATGTTTTGTCGTCTTCAAAAATGTGTCTGGCCTTAGTTTTGTGTTGAAATTGTGTGGGTGTAGATGTTACATCATAAAATGGCAAGATTTGTGTCCTTATGACACTAAATCCTACTCATTTATTCCAGGAAAATTAAGGCAACTGTGGTTTACCTGAAGTCAAGTACCCTGTCTGTACCAACCCTCAGTGCTGAAAGGCAACAACTAGACAGGCTCCAATGACATTTGCAGTCTGCTGCTCTCAGAaagtaataatgaaaacagcatatactgtacacatggACCAGACTGTTACGACAtcagaataaatgaatgaagtaTACTCAGGTGAaggcaaaataataatattcacaCTTTGAACACATGGCCTGCTTCCTCTTTACACTGAAGATGAGTGAACCTTAGAGCCAGAGGCTGAAGGTTCAGCTGGCCAGATGGAATGAAGCAAGTTGTTTCCATTTCTGAAGGCTTTCACCTGAAAGTGTCTCACAACAATTTTCAGTTATGTTGGCACAGCTGCAACGTCTGACCTGTACACTGTGGCAAGGACTCGGTATTTCAGGCTAAGGCCACTGTTTTCACAGCATCACCTGCACAATATGAAACTGATGGGGTTCATAGGGAAATATAAATGTACATCAGACACTCTGGAGAGACATGGCTTGTCATTATTGCACCGTCTAATAAGCTACAGACAGCAAGTAAAAGCAGTATCCAgctaacaaaataacaatatcCAGCTGCTCAGCACTTCTAAGCATAATCAATCACCTCGAAAACAAGGTGATCTGTGAACATTTCATTGCATTTATCATGCGGAGAACTTCTTCTATTAAAAGGCACCAACTGGCATGTGAAGTAAATAGTTCTTGAAGAGCATTAGCGGCAAACAGTGTCTTGAGGTTGATTATCTCAGTGACTAATGCTCTGTCACTCTGTGGTATGAGAGGGCCCAGCGAGGACCCCCGGTAATGGAGCCTGAGCAGGTGCTGAAAGCCCACTGACATCAGGGGGGAGTGCACTGACAAGAATTTCTGATGAATTTCAATTACTGATCTATTAAAGCTAATGAGGTAAATGAGCAGCCAGAATACATTTGCTAGATAGCTTGAGACAAGACCTCGGCGTTTTGacatgattttgtgtgtgtgcagccacaGAAGACACCGCggtgtttatgttaatgttgtgaATGTCTCTGTACTGCTGTGTAGGAGCTGAAAACACTGTCGAGTAACAAAAGACTACAAATGAATTGCTttcctattttatttaataaaagttAGTGTTCTCACTCCTGGTTGTAATGTCACATCTAAATGCAAGGAGAGTGTGCCATCTACTGGGGAGTTACACAATAGAGCACAGATGCAGGATAAACTTTATTCTCATACACACAGTGCCATCTGCTGGCGTCATGGTGAACAGCACcttaaagtttaaaatgtttttttttaggcttTTGCTAATCCAGTTCTCTATACAGCTATAAGCATAACAGGCATTGTCACAAAGAAATTAGCACCCAGTGTCATCATCATtccttttaaattaatttcttgcCTTTATTGTACTATGATGAATTTCAAACAGTGAGTGTTGTTTTGAGACCCCAACttctaaaagaaaacaaactggtCTGGCAGTGAGAAACTGAAGGTTTCGCTGCGTATTAGCATAGAAGAATTGTTAAAGTTTCACACAAGCCTTCACAAACTAACTATTATCTAAACTTGTAGCCCTGATTACACTGAGTAGATGAGACAGTCCCAGAAGTAGAGAGCACAGAATGTAGATTTTCACTTGTGGAAACTGCCTTGACTTGACTGAGCATAATTGGTACAGACACTTGGTAGCTGTTATACTTTGCCAGACGCTAAGTTTAAAGCtgaattaacagatttttttgccACAGCATAAACAAACCATGAACACAACACAGGCATACTGTATATCGCCTTTTATGTATTGAACGCATCAGCTACAGTTgatgtttacacatccagcagatacagagaaatatttagagctgtgtttctggccacctgatgaatgtaagtctagtATTCACTccccttttatttatttattcatttattaaatttCTCACCGGTTCATGAGAGATGCTGTACAAGGCACCTGTAGTGTaaatcttattatttttttaaatttgtgtatAATGCAATACAAGTGATCGACATGAAGACACATCTAAAACGGCACTAGACAAGAAGGAGAACTAGACAAACAAAccgaaacaaaaaaaaaaaaaagcaaaacagcagcaataataacaacaataacaacaacgatataacaaacaaacttaaaagaaacataatgctTGGCTTTGATTTTCTTATTGtagtatgcatgtgtgtaggtaggtgtgtgtgtgtagtaatattaataatagtaataataatagtagtctatataataataataatattaatatacctCATCCTTCTCCTGATGTCAATAATGGCCTGTTTAATAGCTTTCATGATAACTATTtctataataatgataatgataaatgataacgaaattaataatattataataatattaatatgggggaggtggagaaaaaaagaagatgcaTGCATAcaataaatgagagaaaaggctTAGAAAATGAAGGGGGGATAATTAGCTTTGTAAATGAGCAGAATGTGGATGACGTGTTGAGGGATAAAATGTGAGACAGTTTGGTAGGTAAATGTTGACTGTATAACGTGtatttgactgtgtgtgtatgtatgggtATGTGAGAATTGAGATGTGGCTGGTTTAGTGGCATTTGCTAACAGGCAAAATTGAAATTAAGATTGAGATTTGTGATAAATCTTAATGATAAATTTGTATGAGTccaagttttaaaaaagtgtgACATTTGCTTTCTTAGAGAGgcagatcttttttttccattgataTATGTTCTGTGAGAAGATTTAACCAATGAttgatgtttactgtttgttttattttccagtttGTGAAGATGACTTTCTTGGCGATAGCAAGGGCAATCAGGGTTTTGTGCGTTTTGGTGGAAGTTCAGCTGAGGATAACTTGCCAAGTACGCATAATGAGGGATAGATGGGAATGCTGCAACCCAAGATTGAGGAGAGCTTCTGTGTTACCTTGAACCAAAGGTGTTGCACAGGTGGACAGAGCCATAAGGAGTGGAGGTAATCATCTGTGGTGCCTAGAGTACATTGTGAACGTTTATCTGTGTTTAAGAGACTCATTTTATGCATTTCGTTTTGAGTAATGTGTGTTCTATGGAAGATTTTATATTGGATTAGTCGTAGATTTGTATTCTTTGTCATTTCTGCAGACCTGTGTCTAGAGGTCAGTGTCAGAGGGGAGAGATAAATCTCTTTACCATTTAGCAGTTGGCAGGTGGATGTTGTTGTCTATATTGTTGAATAATTTACATAAATTTGAAAGAATTTTAGTGGATTGGGGTGGATTACTTATTATactgattttatatttaatgacTGATTTAATTTGTAGGTATTGGAGAGCATACATACCTCTGGATCAGGTCTTTAAATTAAGTAAATGAGTTGTATTGAAATAGATGGTGGAGATGTGTGATTCCTTTTTGTTCCCATGTGTTGAAGAAAAGGGGAGAtttgttgagctgaaagtttcTAGAGAGTCAATCGTGATTTGCTAATTTCATTTTTCCACCAGACTGTCAGAGTTGAGGAAATGAGTGGGTTTTTGAAGCAAttgtgatgtttgatgtttgagccAATGAAGGATAAATCAGAGATTTTTAAGTTGTTGTATCTGCTTGTTCTAATTTAATCCATGATTAAAGTTAGAGTACACCGACTTAATGAGATACTGTAATTGGTTTGTCAGATAGTAGTGAAGAAAACTGGGTGCATCTAGGCTGCCCCtgagtttatttttctgtaaagtGGAAAGACTGATTTTGGGTTTATTTTTCCAGTTGAAGTGTGATATGATGATTCACTCCCCTTTTAGCTGTTGGGTCTTCATTAACTCCTTTTTCGCTGAAAAACATAGTGTGGGTTTATGACTATGAGCAACTGCTTTCACATACAAGGCATCATAACTTAAAACTAAACTGCTTTATATGTTAGAGGGTCCAACCACGGTTCCAGGGATATATTTTTATCACCAAATATAGCaactgaattatttttattcataattttgGTCAACATACAAAGTAACTGAGTCTGTTGAATACTAAAGTTGACTAAAGATACAGAAAACCACTTCAAATGGTAAATCTAATCCAAGCCACAGGCAAATACACTGTACTTTTGATCAAATATTTACGTGAATTtaagaagagaaatgaaaatgtatgaatatttttcCATTGGACATGCTCAAGCGTAAACAAGTATGCAGCTAAGATTACTGTTAAATAATATCTTGCCATTTTTTTCAGTGCTGCACTTGTTTCTGAGAAGGTCTAAGATGCCTGCTCTGATCTCTGGGGTGAAGGACTGGTAGAAGTGGTCATTCGCTGTCATGAAATTTAGCAGACGTTCGCCAGTCTTGCTGCTTGGATTGAAGCACTCAGTGATGTCAAAGGTGTTGGGAATGACATGCTCCTCATATTTCAGGCCTTGTTTTTTCAGGCAGGCTACAACATCTTCTGATGAGCGGTACTCCGTGATGGCATCAACGCAGAGCTCCTTCTTGTAAGCGCTCCACAGTGTGTCCCAGCCAGCTTTGCCTGGATTGTATTAGATTAAGAAATGCATTAATTCCAGAAGAAATAATGTATATTGACAATAACAAATacttaaattattttgttgCAGTCAAAAGAAACTCTTGGTTATCTTCTGAACTTATATAAAAGCCACTGTCAAGAAGGCTGGCAGCCTCAACAATCCTCAACACAGCAGTTTTTTGTTGGAAATCTGCTGaatatttttacaaaaacaaaactaaagaaGGCACCGTTCTTAGGATAAGATAGACTTTATTGTCCCAGTAGGAAATTTGCCTTGGACATCACAGTGTTTGTAGTATGAAATCACAGGAGAACCCTGTACCATCTGCCTGAGGGTAAGAGCTGATACTCAGGGTGGAGAACATGTGTTAGGTCTGAGATGATTTTTTGGGCCTGTCTGATTATGGTTTGTTGAAAAATAGCCTGAGGACTGGGATATTGAAGAACTCCCTTTATTGACATTGGATGTCTGTATAAGTTGGGTAAACTGGGCCTTTGACTGTACTGTCAGGTTACCAAACCATGCAGGAGGCTCTCTACTACTGTATGATAGAATAGAAGCTGCACTTTGAGGATGAGATGATGTCTGTCACACCACTGTACAAATTTCTGGATGGTAGACTTATACACCTGGACATCAGAGTTAGTTAGCATAAGCCCCAGGATGGCAGAGTCATCAGAAAATTTAATGGTATATTGGTTTTCAGTATGGCTGGTGGATTCATTTGTGTAGAGCGTGAACAGCACAGGTGAGCTAACACACCCCTGGGGTCACAGGCTAAGACACAGTTCTGGTCACTCTGACATGTTGGGTGCGGTTGGTAAGGAACGAATGGTACCACTTAATGATGAATGGGTTGACATTGAGCTGATTCAGTGTATCAAATAATATGTGGGGCTGCAAGGTGTTAAGCGCGGAACTGAAATCAACAAACAATAGTCTGGCATAGGCCATGGGATTCCCCAGATGTTTAGTGACCATGTGCATTATACTATTGATTGCATCAACAGTTCCTCTGTGGGCCTACCAAAGACCCCAACTTGCTCACCATAATTCTTTCCATACATTTCATCACCACGGGGGTCAAAGCAACCAGTCTgaaatcattattttctttaggACAGGGTTTTTTGGGAGGGGCAGGTGTGATGACTGCCTTTTTCCACATTGCTGGTACAGTGTTAAAGTCTGCAGACCTCTAAAAAATGGGGCACCAGGCAGGTGTTAATTCctctgcacatatttttaacacaaaTGTAGAAATGCCATCTGGTCCAGTGGCCTTGTTACCAGAGACATTTCACCTCTTTGGAGTCGATTAAGAACCTATCGACCCCGTCAGTGGACATGTTTTCCACTGTTACATTCAGCTGAGAAGTCATGTGTATCAAACCTATTATAAAACCTGTTCAGTTCATTTGCTGTGCATAGTACATCTACAGCACATAAAGGGTTCTTAGTGGATTCCAGcacaaagagaaataaagaaatatcagCATGGGTAAATGAAGTAAAAGGCaaattgaaacatgtttttgctcTTCAGTAAAGATTAAGACACAGGTTcttacagttttacagtaatTCTATGAGAATCACAATATAGGAAGATATTACAGTTAAAATCTGAACGTGGCACTTAAAATCATTGTCTGGCAGGCAAATTATTTAATGCAAATTAAAGTCAAGTTCTATACCTGTTTCAATGATGATCATAAGCTTGCCGTTGTTTTTCAGTAGGCTGTGGTAGAACTTGATTGTTTCTGCGAGGTCATCCACATAGTAGAGCATCTGTCAAGCAGAGAGTTGTAGAAAACCTTTAATTTAACCTTTCCGAATGATGTTTGCATTCATGGAAGCACACAGTTTGAAGTGTTTGCACTCACCGAAGTTCTATCAGAAACATTTATGTCAGAGGACATATGATCATTTATAGCACAAGTGGTTATACACATATGTTTGACAGTAAGAGCTCTCCCCAATGAATTCAAGCAGCAGCGCAGGACTTAGTGCGAAGCTAAATGAATCTTAGTGCTAACATAGAATGAGACACTCACATTCTACAAACTACTCCTTAGTCCACTTAGTTTGCATAAGGTCACCCAGGACAACATAAAGAGAACATACAAAGTCCAGAGGCCAGAGAGTGAATCCCAAATCTTCTTGTTAGtacatcatttttaaattgaatatccACAGAGCATACCTGAATCATGTTTATGAAGTCAAATCTCTTCATGTCTCCCTTTGCTTTGACTTGCTTCTCATACTCCTCACTTTTCATGATATGCCAAACAAATGGGATCTTCTGAAGGTTGGCAGTCTTTGCTACCAATGCTTTAGGTTGGAcatgaaaaagaacaaagaaagcagaaaataacattGCGATGCAGTATATCAGAACATTTTGCATAACAAACCATGACCTAAACGCATATTATGAACAGATACAAAACCAATACAAAGTATTGCTGCTACCAATCCATTAAGTGCAAGGCTCTGTGGGTACTAATGTTGGTGTTATgatcaaaaacaaatacagaaaaaatacgGAACATAAGAGCTTTGATTTCAGCCTGGGCTGGAACAGCAGTGATTAATGATGTGTGAATCCTGAGAAGAACACTGTGCAATGACCAgtacattttcatctgtttgttcGGATGAAAGTCACACCAATAGGCATCTCAGTATCAGATCTGTTTCCTGCATATGAATGCAGCCCAATACAAATACTATCagatttaaaaagattttttctttttacataatCACCAGGCAGGGTAAACATAGACTGCAATGTGAAACTACAACTGTTTTGggcatttttcatattttctcaaCTAGCTtttaataaataagaaatatcagattaaaacaacaacaatgaaaaaaatgacaaattggcAGTTGAAAAATTATGACATACTTCATGGCTTTGTAACTTGTATGTGTATAAGATGTTACATATGTTGTTATACAGTAGATAATTCAATGTGTGTAGGTTATTATTTAAAGACTGAGCTATCTAGCAAAAcgtactactactattactactaccactactataCTACTGTAATACTACAACTACtagtaaagaaggagaagaacagatagaagagagaaaaatcagatctaaaaatgataaaataaaaacatttcggTTAatggtgttttgtgtgtatgttgtcaATACCTTTGAAGTTGTCCACGAGTTCAGTGCTGCCCTCCACAATGTCAGCAGAGGTGGGAACAGCAGGGAATGTAGACTGCAGGAGAGAGAACATCTGGACATCCAACTCCCCTGGAATAAACCAGGAAATCTTCAAATTCTTTAATACCTCAGTGTAATGCTGCTCTAATGTGAAAACATTAGGCTCCAACATGTATTTGATTggaaatatcaaatatatttaggccacgtatgtgtgtgagagaggtagtgtgtgtttgctccATAGTCTTATCATTTTGGACATGAACTGTGACTTTGATGTTGCCATGGTGCAGTGCAATAATCAGCTTAATCTATGGTCTATATTGACCTCCAGTGGGGCCTGGTGCAAATTGCAATAGCTTTGAAAAAAGTGTCCTTCTATAACCTATCAATGCCCCCACTGATACTGTCAATGTCTCATTATTGCACCATTACGATGAGGAGGATGAGCAGTTTAAGAGGAGCTCTTTTAAGTTCGCATACTCCCATTTCACTCGACATTACATTTATTAGTCAGAATGCTTTTTGTTTATGCTAAATTGCTTCACCACCAGCCAATCCCAACTCCTCAACTGGAAATAATATAATAGCTGCATTACAGTCGCAGGCTGTACTACCCCCctgcaataaaaacattcaGGTGTATCTTTTACATCTATTATTCATCTTTAATGAACTGATAATCCCTGGGTACATACCATATATAAATATGGTGTTTACTATATGTAGGTTTGTGTGGTTCATTACAGGAGATAGTAGTAGATAGAGAGTATATCCCACTTCGGGGAAATTGAATTCTAATGTGATGAACTCTTAATGtcataattatgtttatatattatatattaaacaGGGCAGAATTGCAGTCTAGCTTTTCACGAAAGTTGCTTTTAAATTATAAGCTGCACATAAAGTACACACTAATGCAAGCTCTCACACCCATGGATCTTTGCTATTGTGTGAATTGCACTAAAGTACGTAACTAAGCTGAAGTTACCTCtacaaaccaaaacaacatttgttCATACATCAGCTATCCCTTGCTGTATTTCATTACATACCTCCACCACTTCCAACACCAAGAACATCCAGGCTGCTTTTTCCTGCTCCAATTCTGCATCAACACATGAGAAACAATTTTGTAgataaatgaaaagttgaaatggttaaaatatatacattacgTACCTTAAATTGCCATGTAGCACATAATAACTAAGACGTATCTGTGTGTCACCAGGTTGTTAATTAATACCAATAATTTGTCTCGTTTCCTGATTGCTGTGATTTCCGTCTTTAAAAAATCACTCTATAGTCTCTTTAACATGACACAGTAGTCTTTCATCCCTCAAGTATATTATCAGTAATTAGTAACTACTAATGTGTACTAGTATGTagtttatgtattatttatctTACATTACTTTCTACGTAACACGGGTGTTTATGCGCAAAACATGCCTCCAATTAAAGACTTTATATGGAAACATCATATCAATCCTGCTGCTGTATGGAAACAGGAATTTACAGTCATCAGCTGAGATTGTAGGACCTTACAGTACACCATGCAAGCAGCTGTGGATGGCATTATAAGTAAGGACCACTCTTTACACTATCCCTGTACAGACTGTCATAATCCCATTTAAAGTTGTATTTCTTTCTgcatttaaatcaaataaataaaatctaataaaaaaaatagtcaaaaagGCAGAACTCTGCTAGCTGTGAGTTTCTGCTGGTTGAAACCATGACATGTAAGCATAATTTCATGCCAAAATgataacaaaatcaaactgtGCTGCCTGCACCAGCCACCTCAGCATTACCATGTTTATTTGGACATGGGACATAGGCACAAGCTCAAAAATGGACTTTTGACCAATGATAAGGTCACTGCAGTTGTGTTAGTGCTACTCCCAGCTTTGTGCCAGCATGAAATAgacttgtcaaagcagaaaaagcacaggtataaataat
This genomic interval from Thunnus thynnus chromosome 11, fThuThy2.1, whole genome shotgun sequence contains the following:
- the LOC137192469 gene encoding histamine N-methyltransferase A-like, with protein sequence MAAEVKQTCYEGSSVQSFQFYLEHSGEHKAILHWVQKILPGEFKRIGAGKSSLDVLGVGSGGGELDVQMFSLLQSTFPAVPTSADIVEGSTELVDNFKALVAKTANLQKIPFVWHIMKSEEYEKQVKAKGDMKRFDFINMIQMLYYVDDLAETIKFYHSLLKNNGKLMIIIETGKAGWDTLWSAYKKELCVDAITEYRSSEDVVACLKKQGLKYEEHVIPNTFDITECFNPSSKTGERLLNFMTANDHFYQSFTPEIRAGILDLLRNKCSTEKNGKILFNSNLSCILVYA